CTCGTCTCCCTCGGCCTGTCGCTGAAGGACTCGGTCCCCGGGTTCGACGGTGCGCACTTCTACGGCGGCTACGACGACGAGGCCCTCTGAGCCTCCGCGCTCGCAACGGCAAGACCTTCTGTGCGCACCGGCCCCGACCGGTTCGCTGACCTTTTCCCTCTGGAGTAACTGACATGCCCAAGCCCACCAAGGGTCCCCGCCTCGGAGGCGGCCCCGCCCACGAGCGTCTGCTGCTGGCCAACCTGGCCTCGGCGCTGTTCACCCACAAGTCGATCACGACGACCGAGACCAAGGCCAAGCGCCTGCGTCCGCTCGCCGAGCGCATGGTCACCTTCGCCAAGCGCGGCGACCTGCACGCTCGTCGTCGCGTGCTGTCCGTGCTCGGCAACAAGGACGCCGTCCACGAGCTGTTCGCCGAGATCGCGCCGCTGGTCGCCGAGCGTGAGGGCGGTTACACCCGCATCACGAAGATCGGCAACCGCAAGGGTGACAACGCGCCCATGGCCGTGATCGAGCTCGTCCTCGAGCCGGTCAACCCGAGGCCGAAGTCGACCAAGAAGGCGGCTGCGGCCGCTCCGGTCGCCGCCCCGGCCAAGGATGAGGATGTCGCCGAGGAGACCGCCACCGAGGCGGTCGCCGAGGCCGACGAGGCTCAGGATGCCGCGGACGAGGTCGTCGCCGACGCCGCCGCCGCCGCAGGTGCCGAGTCGCCCGAGGAGGGCGCCGCGGCCGAGGCTGCTGCCGAGGACGCCGCGAAGTAAGCACGGCTGTCGTTCGAGAAGGCCCGCACCCGTCAGGGGTGCGGGCCTTCTCTTTTCGCGCCTCGGCCGGCTCCGCGCGTGCGCCCCACGCGCGTCCCAACTACAGTGGCCCGACGCCATCCACGCCGTGATGGTGGCGGCGGAGCGTGTCGACCACCCGACCTGGACCACTCCGCGCGAGGTCGTCGCCGACACCTTCGATCTTGCGCACATCGACCACTCCCGCGACACCGTGCTGGCGCTGGATGCCGAGGGCACGGTGATCGCGTTCGGAAGCTCCTTCCTCCACCCTTCGCGCGAGGGCGCGCTGAACGTGCACCTGTCGGGTGCGGTGCTGCCGATGCTGTGGCGCCGCGGGATCGGCAGCGCGGTGTTCGGCTGGCAGTACGCGCGCGGCCTCGAGCAGCTGGCGGAGGCCGCGGGCGCGCTGCCCGACGTGCCGGGCGATGGCTGGAGCGCTCAGCTGCGGGTGTACGCCGAGGAGTCGAACCGCGGCAATCAGAGGCTCGCCGAGTCGGCGGGTCTGGCCGCCGAACGCTGGTTCGCCACGATGCTGCGCGATCTGACCGACGGTGCGCCGGAGGTGTCGCTGCCGGCCGCGGCGCAGGAGAGCGGGCTGCGCATCGTGGCGTACACGCACGATCGTGATGACGACGCCCGTCTGGCGCGCAACGATGCGTTCCGCGATCACTGGGGAAGCCTGCCGAGCCAGCACGAGTCGTGGGCCAAGTTCGTCGGCGGCGAGTTCTTCCGCCCCGATCTGTCCCGGCTGGTCGTCGAGGCCGACGGCACCATCGCCGCATTCTGTCTCGCGTCGGTGAACGAGGAGGACTGGGCGAGTCTGGGCGTCTCGAACTCGTACATCGACCTCATCGGTGTCGTGCAGGCGCGCCGTCGGCAGGGACTGGCTCCCGCGGTCGTCGCGGCGACGTTGCGCGCGATCGCCGGTGCCGGTCTGCAGAAGGCGGTGCTCGACGTCGACACCGCGAGCCCGACGGGCGCCGACGCCCTCTACGAGGGGCTGGGCTTCATGGCGGACGAACGGTCCGTCGCCCTGGTGGCGCACATCTGACGCGGGCGGCGCTCCCGCCGGCGGCGTGGAGCGGCTCAGGAGGGCGGCACGGGGGCGAGTGCCCGGGTCGTGGCCCAGCGGATCAGCTGCACCTGATACCGCGTCTGCGCGCGCTGATTCGCCACGGCATCGACGGCGCGGGTGACGGTGTCGGCGTAGATGCGCCCGCCGGTCTCGCCCGGATGGATGCCATCGCCGGCGAGCACATCGGCGTGCGGCGCGATCGCGCCGGACCAGTCGGCGAGGACGACGCCGGGATGGCTCGCCGCGAACGCGGTCAGCTCGGCATTGACGCCCGGGATCCAGTCGCGGGGAGCGAACGCCGTGACCAGAACGAGCGTGCGGTCGCGACCGACGCGGTCGTAGATGTCCTGGAGGGCGTCCGAATCGACGGGGCCGTTGGTGCCGAGGCCCACGACGACGTAGTCACGCAGGGCGCCCTGATCGGAGAGCCGGTCGATGATCTTGCTGCCCGCCCACATCGAGCGCGAGACTTCGGCGTCGATCTGCACGCCCGGAAGCTCGTCGAGAAGCCCGCCGGCCGAGGCGAGCATCACCGAGTCGCCGACGGCCGTCACCCGGTCGCCGCTCACGGTGACCGGTGCCGGGGACAGCGGCTCGCCGTCGGGGCCCTCCGTCGCTGCGGGGGTCGGCGTCGGCAGGGGGGCATCGGTGCTGCCGCCCGACGGGGTGGGGGCTGCGGAGGCCGCGTCGAGCGCGCGCTGGCCCGCCTCGACCACCGCCTGGCTGGAGCTGACCGGCGGGGCGGCGGCGACGGCGGCCGTCGTGCCGCCGAGCACGAGCGCCCCGACGCCCACGGTCGCAATCGCCCCGAAGCGCCGTGACGGCGTGGAGTGCAGGCGCGCCCACAGTGCCCGCCCGGCTCCCCGGAAGCCGAGGCGGCGTACGGGCTGTTCGAGCAGGCGGTACGAGGCCGCGGAGACGCCGAGCGTGAGGGCGGCGGCGCCGAGCCCGACCGTGACCGGCACGGATTCCTCGAGGAAGCCGCCCGTGGTCGCGAGGGCGAGTAGGACGACGACGGGCCAGTGCCACAGGTAGATGCCGTAGGAGCGCGCGCCGATCCAGCGCAGCGGCGCGACGTCGAGTGCGCGCCCGAACCATGAGCCGGCGTGCGTCGCCGCCGCGATCGCGACCGCGGTCAGCACGCTCGCGACCGCCGGGACGAGCGGGTACTGCTCCGCGCCCCCCGGGACGGCGCCGACGGCGACGATGCCGATCACGCTCGTGGCGCCGATGACGGCGGTCCAGGCGGGAACGACGCCGCCGATCGATTCGCGCGCCGGCGCACTCCAGGCGGTGCGTCCGGCGAGCGCGAACGCCAGCGCGACGCCGATCAGCAGGCCGAAGGCGTGTGTATCGGTGCCGTAGTACGCGCGCGTCAGGTTGACCGATGCCGACCCCGCGCCCGCGAGCTGCGCGGCCCATGCCAGGGACGCCGCGGCCAGGACCACGGCGACCGCGGCGCGCATGGCGCGGCGCGGGAGCAGGAGGAAGACGGGCAGCAGCAGCGGCCAGAGGACGTAGAACTGCTCCTCCACGGCGAGCGACCACAGGTTTCGCAGCAGCTCGGGTTGCGTCCCGGCGAAGTAGGACGCGCCAGCCGAGATCGACGCCCAGTTGGAGGAGAACGTGATCGCGCCGAGCACCTGTCGACCGAGCCCCAGCAGAACGTCCCCACCGATGAGCCAGGCGACGCTGGCACTCACGGTGACCACCACGGCGAGCGCCGGCAGGAGCCGGCGGGCACGGCGCGTCCAGAAGGCGAGGAGGGCGATGCGCCCGGTGCGATCGTGTTCGCGCAGCAGCAGCGCCGTGATGAGGAAGCCCGAGATGACGAAGAAGACGTCGACGCCGACGAAGCCGCTGTGCAGCACCCAGCCGGGAAACAGGTGATACACGACGACGAGAACGACGGCGAGCGCGCGCAGGCCGTCGAGGCCGGCGTAACGCGGTACCGGAGGGGGGGAGGTCATGGCGGGCGCTGAGATTCCGTCGTGGTTCCGTAGGGTTCCGTGCGGGCGCCGCGCCGGCCACGTCGGGTCGGCGCGAGCGGATCTTCCAGTGTACGTACCCTCCCTGAACGCGAGGGGTCCGCCGTACGCGCCCGCCGATGACGGGCGCGTGCGCCGCGTGGGGTGCGCCAGACTGGTGGTATGGATACGGATGTGCTGGTCATCGGTGAAGCGCTCATCGACATCGTCGAGAGCGCCGAGGGCGACCGTGAGCTCGTCGGCGGCAGCCCTGCCAACGTCGCCGTGGGCCTTGCCCGGCAGGGACACGCGGTGCGTCTGCTGACCCGACTGGGGCGCGACGAGCGCGGCGAACGTATCGCCGCGCAGATCACCGACTCCGGTGCCCTCGTCGACGAGGAGTCGTGGACGGATGCCGCGACCTCCACCGCCCGCGCACGACTGCGTCCGGACGGTTCCGCCGAGTACGAGTTCGCGATCGACTGGGCCGTGCCGACGGCATCCCTGGAGGGGACGCGCATCGTCCACACCGGTTCGATCGCGCTCTTCCTCGAGCCCGGCGGCAGCGCCGTGCTGGAGGTGCTGCGTCGCGCCGCCGACACGGGTGCCGCGCTCGTCAGCCTCGACCCGAACATCCGGCCCGCGCTGGTCGGCGCGCACGAGGTCGCGCGGGCGCGCTTCGCGCAGGCGGCGGCATCGGCCGATCTGGTGAAGCTGAGCGACGAAGATGCTGCGTGGCTGTATCCGGGGTTGGATGCCGAGGCCGTGCTGCATCAGATTGCAGCCTACGGGCCGCGCCTGACGGTCATGACGCGCGGTGGCGAGGGAGCGATCGGGCTCGGGCCCGGCGGCGTGAGCGCCGTCGATGCGCTGCCTGTCACGGTCGCCGACACGATCGGCGCCGGCGACGCGTACATGGCGAGCCTCATCTCCAGCGCGCTGGACGATCCCGCGATCTTCGAAGACGCCGCCTCGTTCGCCGCGGCCCTTCGCCGTGCCGCCGTCACCGCCGGCATCACCGTCTCGCGCGCCGGTGCGAACCCGCCCACCCGTGCCGAGGTGGACGAGCGCCTCGGCTGAGCCCGGCCATGTACGTCCACACCCAGAAGAGAGGTCCCCTGTCATGACCGTCGTCGTCACCGCCGTCTTCCACCCCGTCGAGGGCCAGCGCCCCGCACTCATCGAGGCGCTCAGCGCCGCCATGCCCGCCGTCCACGCCGAGGAGGGGTGTCTGCTCTATGCCATCCACGCCGCCTCCGACGGGACGGTCGTGATGATCGAGAAATGGGCCGAGCCCGCCGCCCTCGCCGCGCACGCGCAGGGCGACGCCGTGAAGGCCCTGCAAGCCGCCGTCACCGGCCTGGTGACCGGGCCTGCCGAGGTCGTGACGATGACTCCTGTGCCGGCCGGGACGCCGTCCCAAGGCGCTCTGTGACGACAGACGAGGTCGTTTCCGACTCCGCGGGAGGGATGCGGCTGCGCCTCGATCTCGCCTACGACGGCACGGACTTCCGCGGGTGGGCCCGTCAACCGGGTCTGCGTACCGTTCAGGGCACGCTCGAGACAGCACTGGCCCGCGTGCTCGGCGGCGATCCTCAGCTGGTCGTGGCGGGTCGAACCGACGCCGGGGTGCACGCGGCCGGGCAGGTCGCCCACCTCGACCTCACCGATCGGCAGCAGCAGCGGCTGTCGTCCAGCCGCGCCGGCACCGCCGAGGCGCTGGCGGCCCGCATCAACGGGGTGCTCGGCGCCTATCCCGACGTCGTGGTGCACCGCACCGCCGTCGCACCGGACGGGTTCGATGCGCGGTTCTCGGCCGTCTGGCGGCGCTACGAGTACCGCATCGCCGATCGCATCGCCGGTTACGACCCCCTCGAGCGCGTGCGCACGACCAGCGTGAAGGCCGCGCTGGACGTGGACGCGATGGATGCCGCCGCGCATTCCCTCATCGGTCTGCACGATTTCGCGGCGTACTGCAAATGGCGGGAGGGAGCGACCACGATCCGCACCCTGCTGGAGTTCGGCTGGTGTCGAGACGATCACGGCATCCTGGTCGCGCGGGTCAAAGCCGACGCATTCTGCCACAGCATGGTGCGCGCCCTCGTCGGCGCCTGCGCGGCGGTCGGCGAAGGGCGGCTGAAGATCGCCGACGTCGCTGCGATCCGCGACGGGGGGGTGCGCACGAGCGACGTGAAGGTGCTCGCGGCTCGCGGTCTCACCCTCACCGAGGTCGGCTACCCCGCCGATGACCTGCTGGGCTCCCGCGCCGCGCAGACGCGCGCACGCCGCAGCCTCGACGCCGACTGAGCCGGACGGGTCCCGTCGTCAAGACGGAGCAGATTCCTAGGACCGCCGCTTAGGCTGAGAGCGACGGAAGGCGGGGGATGAAGGTCATCTCGTACAACCTCAACAAGCACAAGGCGGTCGGCGAGCTCGGCGAGCTGGTCGAGAGCACGGGGGCCGACGTCCTCTGCCTGCAGGAGGCGGTCTCCAGCGACCTGCCGTCGCAGATCGGCGATCTCCACCTGGCCGAGGCGACGGCACGCAACCGGCTGGGACTTGCGCTGTACTACCGGCGAAGCATCTTCGATGCGCGCGACGTGCGCGCGCTCGCGCTGAAGAAGTCGCTGCACGACCGTGTGCTCAAGCCCGCGGAGGAGCGCATGCTGGCGGTGCGCCTGCACGACATCGACCTCGGCCGCGAGGTGATCGTCGCGAGCTTCCACGCCGCTCCGCTGACTGCGCTCAACTCGCTGCGGCGCAAGCAGATCCAGGCCGCGCTGGAAGAGCTCTCCAGCCTCGGCCCCGACCTGCCGATCCTCATGGTCGGTGACTACAACTATCCGGTGTTCAAAGAGAACCTCGGCCAGCACGTGCGCGAGTCCGGGTATGAGCTCACCCTGAGCGATGCCCGCACGTACACGCGCTACAAGTTCTTCCGCGGCCACTACGACTTCGCGACGAGCGTGGGGTTCGACATCGCGACGATCACGACGCTACCGCAGGGGCGCAGCGACCACCTGCCCATTCTGATCACTGCCGAGCCGCGCGCCCTGGCCCCGCGCACACCCTGACCCTCTTTGTCACGGCCCACGATCCTGCGGCCGTGGGTGCCGCGGCGTAGCGTGGAGGCACCGATCCCAACGGAGGGACGAATCATGGTCGAGAAGATCGTCGTGGCGGTGACGGGGGCACCCGTCTCCGAACGTGCGGTGCGATGGGCGCTGCAGCGGGCGCAGGCCGCTGCGCCCGGCACGCAGGGCATCGAGCTGATGTCGGTGATCGGGGGAGCGCTCGGCGCCGTCGGCGAGGCGGAGCTGATCGCGCAGGCCGTCGCCGACACCGAGACCGTGCTGGAGCGCCTGGCGGCGCCGGTGCGGGATGCCGGCATCACGGTGATGACACGGGTGGAAACCGGCAACCCCGTGTCCCGCCTCATCGACGCCAGCGTCAACGCCGCACTCCTCGTGCTGGGCAGCGATTACCGCGGACCGGGCGACGGACCGGCGCGCGGCGCCCACGGCATCCGTATCGTCGCCGGGGCCGCCTGCCCGGTCGTGGTGGTGCCCGACACGGCGCTCGTCGGTCGACGCGGGGTCGTCGTCGGCGTCGACGGGTCCCCGGTGTCCGAGCATGCGCTGCGTTTTGCGGCGCGCGAGGCCGACCGCCTGGGCGAGCCGCTCACCGCGGTCAGTGTCTGGACTCCCATCGAGGCGCCCCGCAACGGACTGGCCGTCTACCCCGAGATGTACCTGTCGAACATGCAGGCCGCCACGGAGGAGATGCAGGCGGTGGCCCTCGCCGGGCTCGCCGTCGACTTCCCGGATCTGGTCATCGAGCGCGTCGTGGAGCGCGGCTACCCCTCGCGAGCGATCGCCTCGCGGGGTCTGACCGCTCGCCTCGTCGTCGTGGGTACGCACGGTCGCGGGGCCCTCGCCCGCTTCCTGCTCGGCTCGATCAGCCAGGAGGTGCTGTCGCATCTTCCCGCGGTGACCGCGGTGGTGCGCTGACGCCGCGTAGCCTGCGCACAACGAGAGAGCCTTCCCGGCTGTGACCGGGAAGGCTCTCTCGTTGTCGTTCTGGCGTGCGTCAGGCCTTGGTCTCCTGGCGGTTGCGACGCACCGTGGCGGCCACGGCGACGGTCGCACCGGCGAGGACGAGAGCGCCACCGCCGACCCAGATGCCGAGCAGCGACTCGCTGTCGCCACCCGTCGAGGGCAGGGTGCCGCCGCCGGCCTCTGACGAGGCGCGAGCGCCGGTCGCGGAGAGCGTCCACGAGGAGCCCGCCGGCGGGGTGCCGACGACCGTCGCCGTGGCGACGCCCGACGAGTCGGCGGTCTTGGTGACCGTCGTGGAGCTGACCGCGAACTTGACCGCGGCGAGGTTGGGGCCGGTGACACCTTCGCCCACGAGCGTGAACGTGACGGTCGCGCCGGGCTGGAACCCGGCGACGGGAACGGGGCCCGGGGCCGTCACGGTGATGGTGACGGTGTCGGGGCCGGTCGGGGTGTAAGCCTGTGCCATTGCCGGGGCGGCGAAAACCAACCCTGCGGCGATCGCGACGGAGGCCGCGACCTTGGCGAAACGGTGCTTCATGAGAGCCTGCTTTCGAATCCGGTCTGGGGGTACCTGATGATCCGCTCGTTCCGTATATCCGGTCTTGTTGCAGATGGGGGGATGAGAATGAAGCGGTATGGTGTAGCTGATGCTCTCCCGAGTATTGCCTAGGGGTCTGCCGGATTGCAAACTCTTGCGGTTTCCGATATGTAAATGTTTCGCGACGTGAAGGAGACCTGCCGGATGGAACGCCCCGGGAGTGGCCGCCGTGCTCTCAGCGCCGCGCTCGCCGCGCTGGTCGTCGTGATCCCGCTGGTCGGTTGCGGGCCCGCGCCGTGGGCCACGCAGGCGACGACACCCGCGCCCGCTCCCACGACCGCCGTCCCGGTTCCAACGCCGGTCTCCAACGATCTGTCGGGCGGATCGACCCAGCGCACGCTCACGGCGGGTGCGGTCTCGGCAGCAGTGAACTACTGGTCGACGTTGCGGATGGACCGCTGGACGCCGGCGGCGATGAAGCCGATCAGTCTGTCGATGGTGACGACGATCACCCCCAATGACGGGCAGAAGGTCTATCTCCAGCGCGCCACGATGACGGCGATCCCCGCGAATGCGTCGCAGACGTTCGCACCGCTGGATGCCCAGGTGGATCAGGCCACGGTCTCTCCCGGATACCTGGTGCTGTCGCCCTACAGCTACTCCAACACCTTCAATGTCGGCACGGTCCCCGCCGAGGCCACGTACGTCACGGTGCAGTTCGAGTACGACTTCCTCGTGCAGACGACGCCCACCTCGACCGAGTTCGCGAAGCAGACCGCGAGTGACACGCTGACGATCGCGATCGCCGCCCAGAACGGCGGCTGAACGCGCCTTCCTCAAGATCGGGTAAAGACCGTGTCGAGGTTTTCCTGATTCGCACGTCCCGCCGGTGGTCCATAGATAGCGTGTGGATCATGCTTCCCGCCCCCTCACGTCCTCCCCGCCTCCGCGCCCTCGCCGTCGCCGCCGCGGGCCTCGTGGTGCTGACGTCTCTGACCGGCTGCACCCAGATCGCCAGCGCCTTCAACAGTCTGCAGCAGAACGCGGTGTCCACGCCTGCCCCGCGCCCGGCGGTCACCCAGGCCGTCAGCATGCCCTAC
The DNA window shown above is from Microbacterium laevaniformans and carries:
- the rplQ gene encoding 50S ribosomal protein L17, with the protein product MPKPTKGPRLGGGPAHERLLLANLASALFTHKSITTTETKAKRLRPLAERMVTFAKRGDLHARRRVLSVLGNKDAVHELFAEIAPLVAEREGGYTRITKIGNRKGDNAPMAVIELVLEPVNPRPKSTKKAAAAAPVAAPAKDEDVAEETATEAVAEADEAQDAADEVVADAAAAAGAESPEEGAAAEAAAEDAAK
- a CDS encoding endonuclease/exonuclease/phosphatase family protein → MKVISYNLNKHKAVGELGELVESTGADVLCLQEAVSSDLPSQIGDLHLAEATARNRLGLALYYRRSIFDARDVRALALKKSLHDRVLKPAEERMLAVRLHDIDLGREVIVASFHAAPLTALNSLRRKQIQAALEELSSLGPDLPILMVGDYNYPVFKENLGQHVRESGYELTLSDARTYTRYKFFRGHYDFATSVGFDIATITTLPQGRSDHLPILITAEPRALAPRTP
- a CDS encoding carbohydrate kinase family protein → MDTDVLVIGEALIDIVESAEGDRELVGGSPANVAVGLARQGHAVRLLTRLGRDERGERIAAQITDSGALVDEESWTDAATSTARARLRPDGSAEYEFAIDWAVPTASLEGTRIVHTGSIALFLEPGGSAVLEVLRRAADTGAALVSLDPNIRPALVGAHEVARARFAQAAASADLVKLSDEDAAWLYPGLDAEAVLHQIAAYGPRLTVMTRGGEGAIGLGPGGVSAVDALPVTVADTIGAGDAYMASLISSALDDPAIFEDAASFAAALRRAAVTAGITVSRAGANPPTRAEVDERLG
- a CDS encoding acyltransferase family protein → MTSPPPVPRYAGLDGLRALAVVLVVVYHLFPGWVLHSGFVGVDVFFVISGFLITALLLREHDRTGRIALLAFWTRRARRLLPALAVVVTVSASVAWLIGGDVLLGLGRQVLGAITFSSNWASISAGASYFAGTQPELLRNLWSLAVEEQFYVLWPLLLPVFLLLPRRAMRAAVAVVLAAASLAWAAQLAGAGSASVNLTRAYYGTDTHAFGLLIGVALAFALAGRTAWSAPARESIGGVVPAWTAVIGATSVIGIVAVGAVPGGAEQYPLVPAVASVLTAVAIAAATHAGSWFGRALDVAPLRWIGARSYGIYLWHWPVVVLLALATTGGFLEESVPVTVGLGAAALTLGVSAASYRLLEQPVRRLGFRGAGRALWARLHSTPSRRFGAIATVGVGALVLGGTTAAVAAAPPVSSSQAVVEAGQRALDAASAAPTPSGGSTDAPLPTPTPAATEGPDGEPLSPAPVTVSGDRVTAVGDSVMLASAGGLLDELPGVQIDAEVSRSMWAGSKIIDRLSDQGALRDYVVVGLGTNGPVDSDALQDIYDRVGRDRTLVLVTAFAPRDWIPGVNAELTAFAASHPGVVLADWSGAIAPHADVLAGDGIHPGETGGRIYADTVTRAVDAVANQRAQTRYQVQLIRWATTRALAPVPPS
- a CDS encoding LPXTG cell wall anchor domain-containing protein, with amino-acid sequence MKHRFAKVAASVAIAAGLVFAAPAMAQAYTPTGPDTVTITVTAPGPVPVAGFQPGATVTFTLVGEGVTGPNLAAVKFAVSSTTVTKTADSSGVATATVVGTPPAGSSWTLSATGARASSEAGGGTLPSTGGDSESLLGIWVGGGALVLAGATVAVAATVRRNRQETKA
- the truA gene encoding tRNA pseudouridine(38-40) synthase TruA, encoding MRLRLDLAYDGTDFRGWARQPGLRTVQGTLETALARVLGGDPQLVVAGRTDAGVHAAGQVAHLDLTDRQQQRLSSSRAGTAEALAARINGVLGAYPDVVVHRTAVAPDGFDARFSAVWRRYEYRIADRIAGYDPLERVRTTSVKAALDVDAMDAAAHSLIGLHDFAAYCKWREGATTIRTLLEFGWCRDDHGILVARVKADAFCHSMVRALVGACAAVGEGRLKIADVAAIRDGGVRTSDVKVLAARGLTLTEVGYPADDLLGSRAAQTRARRSLDAD
- a CDS encoding universal stress protein; amino-acid sequence: MVEKIVVAVTGAPVSERAVRWALQRAQAAAPGTQGIELMSVIGGALGAVGEAELIAQAVADTETVLERLAAPVRDAGITVMTRVETGNPVSRLIDASVNAALLVLGSDYRGPGDGPARGAHGIRIVAGAACPVVVVPDTALVGRRGVVVGVDGSPVSEHALRFAAREADRLGEPLTAVSVWTPIEAPRNGLAVYPEMYLSNMQAATEEMQAVALAGLAVDFPDLVIERVVERGYPSRAIASRGLTARLVVVGTHGRGALARFLLGSISQEVLSHLPAVTAVVR
- a CDS encoding GNAT family N-acetyltransferase, which translates into the protein MVAAERVDHPTWTTPREVVADTFDLAHIDHSRDTVLALDAEGTVIAFGSSFLHPSREGALNVHLSGAVLPMLWRRGIGSAVFGWQYARGLEQLAEAAGALPDVPGDGWSAQLRVYAEESNRGNQRLAESAGLAAERWFATMLRDLTDGAPEVSLPAAAQESGLRIVAYTHDRDDDARLARNDAFRDHWGSLPSQHESWAKFVGGEFFRPDLSRLVVEADGTIAAFCLASVNEEDWASLGVSNSYIDLIGVVQARRRQGLAPAVVAATLRAIAGAGLQKAVLDVDTASPTGADALYEGLGFMADERSVALVAHI
- a CDS encoding putative quinol monooxygenase, encoding MTVVVTAVFHPVEGQRPALIEALSAAMPAVHAEEGCLLYAIHAASDGTVVMIEKWAEPAALAAHAQGDAVKALQAAVTGLVTGPAEVVTMTPVPAGTPSQGAL